In Desulfosalsimonas propionicica, the following are encoded in one genomic region:
- the sbtM gene encoding thio(seleno)oxazole modification radical SAM maturase SbtM, whose protein sequence is MTKIPITQKTSDSIAGAQYPACLSLCPNLQATADRGACLSEYLQNHPEQCKNYPFLPDLAAIEEAVGRLQACGSDLPEAVSARIVNPFFEVVEVNYLNFELFISDLSCRPAAGKAHVLIWIGPKGRNIRVQTADARDLLALKLVEEDIDSRTAAAEGGVSVGAIDDVLWAAEQKGLLIGPEPGICRPADFPSGEIADFQYFISPSFTLQWHLTQACDLNCRHCYDRSDREHMPRSAARRVVEDLYDFCSRHHVFGQVSFTGGNPMLYPYFDEVYQAVASRGFMTAVLGNPMPRSRIEKLVAMQMPEFYQVSLEGTRAHNDYIRGHGHFDKTLEFLALLGELGIYRMVMLTLTRENMDQVLDLADQLEGRTELFTFNRLAAVGQGARLASVDPGEYAGFLERYMAAAEKNSCMGFKDNLFNLVRRQKGLAPGGGCTGFGCGAAFNFAALLPDGQVHACRKFPSLIGNIYQQSLEEIYHSPRAGRYRTGSAACAKCPIRPVCGACLAVVYGAGGDVFNDPDPCCWGCGN, encoded by the coding sequence TTGACAAAAATACCCATCACCCAAAAAACATCAGACAGCATAGCCGGCGCACAGTATCCGGCCTGCCTGTCCCTGTGTCCAAACCTGCAGGCAACTGCAGACCGGGGCGCGTGTCTTTCCGAATATTTGCAAAATCATCCGGAGCAATGCAAAAATTATCCGTTTTTGCCGGATCTGGCGGCGATTGAGGAAGCTGTCGGACGCCTGCAGGCGTGCGGGTCGGACTTGCCGGAAGCCGTGAGCGCCCGCATTGTTAATCCTTTTTTCGAAGTTGTGGAAGTTAATTATCTGAATTTCGAACTATTTATTTCTGATCTATCCTGCCGGCCCGCTGCCGGAAAAGCCCACGTGTTGATCTGGATCGGGCCAAAAGGCCGCAACATCCGGGTTCAGACTGCAGATGCCCGGGATCTTCTGGCGCTGAAGCTTGTGGAAGAAGACATTGATTCGCGCACTGCCGCAGCCGAAGGCGGTGTGAGTGTAGGCGCAATTGACGATGTGCTTTGGGCCGCCGAGCAAAAAGGGCTTCTGATAGGCCCTGAGCCGGGAATTTGCCGGCCCGCGGATTTTCCATCAGGAGAGATTGCGGATTTTCAATATTTCATCTCACCGAGTTTTACCCTTCAATGGCATCTCACCCAGGCCTGTGATTTAAACTGCCGTCACTGCTATGACAGAAGCGACCGGGAACATATGCCCCGGTCTGCCGCCCGGCGGGTGGTAGAGGATCTTTATGATTTTTGCAGCCGGCATCATGTGTTTGGCCAGGTGAGTTTTACCGGCGGCAATCCCATGCTGTATCCGTATTTTGATGAGGTTTATCAGGCGGTTGCCAGCCGCGGCTTTATGACCGCAGTGCTGGGAAATCCCATGCCCCGGTCCAGGATTGAAAAATTGGTTGCCATGCAGATGCCCGAATTTTACCAGGTCAGTCTTGAAGGAACCCGGGCCCACAATGATTATATCCGGGGACACGGCCATTTTGACAAAACCCTTGAGTTTCTGGCGCTTCTCGGAGAACTGGGAATCTATCGCATGGTCATGCTGACCTTGACCCGGGAGAATATGGATCAGGTATTGGATCTGGCTGATCAGCTGGAGGGCAGAACCGAGCTGTTTACTTTCAATCGCCTGGCAGCCGTGGGGCAGGGCGCCCGGCTGGCTTCAGTGGATCCGGGTGAATATGCCGGATTTCTGGAGCGCTACATGGCGGCGGCAGAAAAAAATTCCTGCATGGGGTTTAAAGACAATCTGTTTAACCTGGTCCGCAGGCAAAAGGGCCTGGCGCCGGGGGGCGGGTGTACGGGTTTTGGATGCGGGGCAGCATTTAATTTTGCCGCTTTGCTGCCGGACGGGCAAGTGCATGCCTGCCGCAAGTTTCCGTCGCTGATTGGCAATATCTATCAACAGAGCCTGGAAGAAATTTATCACAGCCCCCGGGCCGGCCGTTACCGAACCGGATCCGCGGCTTGTGCAAAATGTCCGATTCGTCCGGTTTGCGGCGCCTGCCTGGCTGTTGTTTACGGCGCGGGCGGCGATGTTTTCAATGATCCCGATCCCTGCTGCTGGGGTTGTGGGAATTAG
- a CDS encoding fumarylacetoacetate hydrolase family protein — protein sequence MKILRFTDNEGIVRLGTNPADGMATEVIAAGDKGYEPTGQLRAIHCFLAPVQPAAIICIGLNYREHAKETGLELPRYPVMFMKNPAAATGHGQPVVLPESCRKKAQTDYEAELAVIIGRPAKNVGPGDALSYVKGYTIGNDISARSWQKHAGGGQWVRGKSFDTFCPLGPVMVTPDELPDPDSLGISCRVNGQTMQQSNTSDMIFAVSELIAYLSEDTTLLPDTVILTGTPSGVGFTRKPPVFLSPGDRLETEIDKIGTLINAIIE from the coding sequence ATGAAAATACTGCGATTCACAGATAATGAAGGCATTGTCCGGCTCGGCACCAATCCGGCAGACGGCATGGCAACGGAAGTGATTGCGGCAGGCGACAAAGGCTATGAACCAACCGGCCAGCTGCGCGCAATCCATTGCTTCCTTGCCCCTGTACAGCCGGCAGCCATTATCTGCATCGGGCTCAATTACCGGGAGCATGCAAAGGAAACCGGGCTGGAACTGCCCCGATACCCGGTAATGTTCATGAAAAATCCGGCAGCTGCCACCGGTCACGGCCAGCCCGTTGTACTGCCCGAATCATGCAGGAAAAAGGCCCAGACCGATTATGAAGCCGAACTGGCCGTGATCATCGGCCGGCCGGCCAAAAATGTCGGCCCCGGCGACGCCCTGTCTTATGTCAAGGGCTACACCATTGGAAATGACATTTCCGCCCGGTCCTGGCAGAAGCATGCCGGAGGCGGCCAGTGGGTTCGCGGCAAAAGCTTTGACACCTTCTGTCCCCTGGGACCGGTGATGGTCACACCAGACGAACTGCCGGATCCGGACAGCCTTGGCATCAGCTGCCGGGTAAACGGACAGACCATGCAGCAAAGCAATACCTCGGACATGATTTTTGCCGTATCCGAGCTGATCGCATATCTTTCAGAAGACACCACATTGCTGCCCGACACGGTGATTTTAACCGGCACGCCCAGCGGTGTCGGTTTTACCCGCAAACCACCGGTATTTCTTTCACCCGGCGACCGGCTGGAAACAGAAATTGACAAAATCGGGACCCTGATCAATGCCATAATCGAATAG
- a CDS encoding sensor domain-containing diguanylate cyclase: protein MSAQHIENLSKELCSLDDLPALPHVALRILENIKNPDTSMHQLAEILAMDPPLSAKVLNVVNSPFFGLSRKITNLPHAVNLLGEESLKYIALSFSLINLFKKSQNRLDYSRFWRKSLICAVVSRLMAKQVLSGDAEDMYLLGLLHNIGMLVLAQSRPQQYAMVMEKTDSQDMLLHHAENEIFGCSHMEIGAFLLTEWGLPAGFAIPVSHHHYPDSLETSDSRYRDRTRILHLADEIFVFLYEDNSALQLALVKDLLEHYGMSETIKLEDLLNQAFHQIDPLLPFFELERDSSMDYLKILEESKKELFNLSFGLTRKVQKQEEHIGTLSRLAYRDGLTRLRNFQSFQEAMDREMAAIERYGHTSILAMVDLDHFKAVNDAHGHAAGDQVLRSVGRFFTENIRKSDVVARYGGEEFVLILSRTPVDKGFQILDRLCAQLAEMKVEYKGKKLSVTMSVGITRMSPDEPLPKSELLWQADQALYTAKHQGRNCCSLWSQT, encoded by the coding sequence ATGTCTGCACAACATATTGAAAATCTGTCAAAAGAACTCTGCAGCCTGGATGATCTGCCGGCATTGCCCCATGTGGCCCTCCGGATTCTGGAAAATATCAAAAACCCGGACACCTCCATGCATCAGCTCGCCGAGATCCTTGCAATGGATCCGCCCCTTTCGGCCAAGGTGCTAAATGTTGTCAACTCGCCTTTTTTCGGTCTTTCCCGCAAAATCACCAATCTTCCCCATGCCGTGAACCTGCTCGGGGAGGAATCCCTGAAATATATCGCCCTGAGCTTTTCCCTGATCAACCTGTTTAAAAAAAGCCAAAACCGGCTGGATTATTCCCGTTTCTGGCGAAAATCGCTGATATGTGCCGTTGTCAGCCGGTTGATGGCAAAACAGGTGCTTTCCGGTGATGCCGAGGACATGTACCTGCTGGGCCTGCTCCACAACATTGGCATGCTGGTTCTGGCCCAGAGCCGGCCGCAGCAGTACGCCATGGTCATGGAAAAAACAGATTCCCAGGACATGCTGCTGCATCACGCGGAAAACGAAATCTTCGGCTGCAGCCATATGGAAATCGGTGCTTTTTTATTGACCGAATGGGGGCTGCCGGCGGGATTTGCCATTCCGGTGAGTCACCACCATTACCCTGACAGCCTTGAGACCAGCGACAGCAGATACCGGGACCGCACCCGCATTCTGCATCTGGCAGATGAAATATTTGTTTTTTTGTATGAAGACAACTCCGCACTTCAGCTGGCCCTGGTCAAAGACCTGCTGGAGCACTACGGCATGTCGGAAACAATAAAGCTCGAAGACCTTTTGAACCAGGCTTTTCATCAGATCGATCCTTTGCTTCCCTTTTTCGAGCTTGAGCGGGACTCTTCCATGGATTATCTGAAAATTCTGGAGGAAAGCAAAAAGGAGTTGTTCAACCTTTCCTTTGGCCTGACGCGCAAGGTGCAGAAACAGGAGGAACATATCGGCACGCTCAGCCGCCTGGCATACCGTGACGGCCTGACCCGGCTGCGCAATTTCCAGAGTTTCCAGGAGGCCATGGACCGGGAAATGGCCGCCATAGAACGCTACGGCCATACCAGCATCCTGGCCATGGTGGATCTGGATCATTTCAAAGCCGTCAATGACGCGCACGGACATGCTGCCGGAGACCAGGTTTTGCGTTCAGTGGGCCGGTTTTTCACCGAAAACATCCGCAAATCCGACGTGGTGGCGCGCTACGGCGGAGAGGAATTTGTTCTCATTCTCTCCCGAACCCCGGTGGATAAAGGATTTCAAATTCTTGACCGGTTGTGTGCCCAATTGGCGGAGATGAAGGTGGAATACAAGGGAAAAAAACTTTCGGTCACCATGAGTGTGGGCATCACCCGGATGAGTCCGGACGAACCCCTGCCCAAAAGCGAACTGCTGTGGCAGGCAGATCAGGCATTGTACACGGCCAAGCACCAGGGCCGCAACTGCTGCTCGCTCTGGTCACAAACCTAA
- a CDS encoding energy-coupling factor ABC transporter ATP-binding protein, which yields MALYELENIQHHYKGTPVLSIDRLRIAENSVTGLCGPNGSGKTTLLSLLGLIAPPAAGAIYFRGHRARPYDGRIRDKVALLPQQSFLLKRSVYQNVAYGLRIRKNTDNESGRVAHALSLVGLNPEKFTGRPWYALSGGEARRVAMAARLALRPEVLLLDEPTTSVDAASAQLMREAAAEAHLQWGTSLIIASHDMQWLQGICYDLVYLFSGTILGKGKKTIVFGPWEHTSGGGAMRTLADGQVLMAENAPRDLTGAAAILDPDDMSLHASPDDAGAKKRPLKGRIVCLDLEQHTDLIRVLVFAGRSEFCLYLDAQTLSARGWQPGTELWLAYRPDRVQWKAHGLQ from the coding sequence ATGGCTTTATACGAGCTGGAAAACATCCAACACCATTATAAGGGCACACCGGTGCTGTCCATTGACCGCTTGCGCATTGCCGAAAACAGCGTCACAGGGTTGTGCGGGCCCAACGGCAGCGGCAAAACCACATTGCTCAGCCTGCTGGGTCTGATCGCGCCCCCGGCCGCGGGGGCCATTTATTTCAGGGGCCACAGGGCCCGGCCCTATGACGGCCGAATCCGGGACAAAGTGGCACTTTTGCCCCAGCAGTCCTTTCTGCTGAAACGATCTGTTTACCAGAACGTGGCCTACGGGCTTCGGATCCGCAAAAACACAGACAATGAATCCGGACGGGTGGCCCATGCCCTCTCCCTGGTGGGCCTGAACCCGGAAAAATTTACCGGCCGGCCCTGGTATGCCCTGTCCGGGGGTGAGGCCCGGCGGGTGGCAATGGCTGCGCGTTTGGCGCTTCGGCCGGAAGTGCTGCTGCTAGACGAACCCACCACCAGCGTGGACGCCGCAAGCGCACAACTCATGCGCGAAGCCGCCGCAGAAGCCCACCTGCAGTGGGGCACCAGCCTGATTATTGCCAGCCACGATATGCAGTGGCTCCAGGGAATCTGTTATGATCTGGTTTACCTGTTTTCCGGTACAATTCTGGGAAAAGGAAAAAAAACCATTGTCTTTGGCCCCTGGGAGCATACTTCCGGAGGCGGGGCAATGCGCACCCTGGCAGATGGACAGGTTCTTATGGCAGAAAACGCCCCAAGGGATCTCACAGGGGCGGCCGCCATCCTGGACCCGGATGACATGTCCCTGCACGCATCACCCGATGATGCAGGTGCAAAGAAACGCCCCTTAAAAGGCCGAATTGTCTGCCTGGACCTGGAACAGCACACAGACCTCATACGGGTCTTGGTCTTTGCGGGCCGTAGTGAATTCTGCCTTTACCTGGATGCCCAAACCCTGTCTGCCCGCGGCTGGCAGCCCGGCACCGAGCTCTGGCTGGCCTACCGGCCGGACCGGGTTCAATGGAAAGCCCACGGACTGCAGTAA
- a CDS encoding ABC transporter permease, with protein MDFILQGTAQALDLLFSGDPETFSAVAATLTVSSYAMAASLAMGIPLGFALGHADFAGKRQVRLVVDTLLSLPTVFIGLLVYAFVSRQGPLGEMGLLFTLPGIAMGQTILALPIVIALTATAIENTDAGLRTTLLSLGAGRRHLLTGTLWEARHAILAAALTAYGRVMTEVGISMMVGGNIKWHTRTITTAIALETGKGQFATGIALGLVLLAIAFGVNAGVSFLRRK; from the coding sequence TTGGATTTTATCCTCCAGGGAACGGCCCAGGCCCTTGACCTGCTTTTCTCCGGTGATCCGGAAACCTTTTCGGCCGTGGCCGCCACCCTCACGGTGTCGTCCTATGCCATGGCCGCCAGCCTGGCAATGGGCATCCCGCTTGGATTTGCCCTGGGTCACGCGGATTTTGCCGGCAAACGCCAGGTGCGCCTTGTGGTCGATACCCTGCTGTCTCTTCCCACGGTTTTTATCGGGCTGCTGGTGTACGCGTTTGTCTCCCGGCAGGGGCCCCTGGGAGAAATGGGTCTGCTGTTTACCCTGCCCGGCATTGCCATGGGCCAGACCATACTGGCCCTGCCCATTGTCATCGCCCTGACAGCCACGGCCATTGAAAATACGGATGCCGGCCTGCGCACCACCCTGCTTTCCCTGGGCGCGGGCCGGCGTCACCTGCTGACCGGCACGCTTTGGGAAGCCCGTCATGCCATTCTGGCCGCGGCGCTGACCGCCTACGGCCGCGTCATGACCGAGGTGGGCATTTCCATGATGGTGGGCGGCAACATCAAGTGGCATACCCGGACCATCACCACAGCCATTGCCCTGGAAACCGGAAAAGGCCAATTTGCCACAGGTATTGCCCTGGGTCTGGTGCTGCTGGCCATCGCATTCGGGGTCAATGCCGGGGTCTCATTTCTGCGCAGAAAGTAA
- the sbtA gene encoding SbtA family thio(seleno)oxazole RiPP natural product precursor yields MAFLYKPKRFFREVAMERKDLKKLLASLGVASLISMGGVALPGANAGSG; encoded by the coding sequence ATGGCTTTTCTCTATAAACCCAAACGGTTTTTCCGGGAGGTTGCAATGGAACGAAAGGATTTGAAAAAACTGCTTGCCAGTCTGGGTGTGGCCAGCCTGATCAGCATGGGCGGTGTTGCATTGCCGGGGGCGAATGCAGGCTCCGGCTGA
- a CDS encoding substrate-binding domain-containing protein, producing the protein MKIQFTACKAVFLGACILMLMCRPGWTASPELLMATTTSTDNTGLLDYLAPHFTEATGIEIKWTATGTGKALELGKRCDVDVLLVHAPDAEKQYVADGYGINRQPIMYNDFVVIGPKSDPADIRGKTTKAALNAIRASGSRFVSRGDDSGTHKKEIALWQAAGLTPPDRESWYIQTGQGMLPSINIAAEQSGYILTDRGTYIKYAHDKGGNPPLIIVVEGGDMLRNQYSVIQVSPENCPDVRAEKARAFSGWIAGQHAQQLIDGFRLLDKKLFIPNADQ; encoded by the coding sequence ATGAAAATTCAATTTACTGCATGCAAAGCTGTTTTTCTCGGGGCCTGCATATTGATGCTCATGTGCAGGCCAGGCTGGACTGCAAGCCCGGAACTGCTCATGGCCACCACCACCAGCACCGACAACACAGGCCTGCTTGACTATCTGGCCCCGCATTTTACAGAGGCCACGGGCATTGAAATCAAATGGACCGCAACAGGCACGGGCAAGGCCCTGGAACTGGGCAAAAGATGCGACGTGGACGTCCTGCTGGTGCACGCCCCGGATGCGGAAAAACAATACGTGGCTGACGGCTATGGAATCAACCGGCAGCCAATCATGTACAATGACTTTGTGGTAATCGGACCAAAATCAGATCCGGCAGACATCCGGGGAAAGACCACAAAGGCGGCCCTGAATGCCATTCGGGCCTCGGGGTCCCGGTTTGTGAGCCGGGGTGATGATTCGGGAACGCATAAAAAGGAAATTGCGCTTTGGCAGGCTGCCGGGCTGACTCCGCCGGACAGAGAGTCCTGGTATATCCAGACCGGCCAGGGCATGCTGCCGAGCATCAACATCGCCGCAGAACAGTCCGGATACATCCTTACCGACAGGGGCACCTACATCAAGTATGCCCATGACAAGGGCGGCAATCCGCCGCTGATCATTGTGGTCGAAGGCGGGGACATGCTGCGCAACCAATACAGCGTCATCCAGGTCAGCCCGGAGAACTGCCCGGATGTCAGAGCGGAAAAGGCCCGGGCCTTTTCCGGGTGGATAGCCGGCCAACATGCGCAGCAGCTCATTGACGGATTCAGACTTCTGGACAAAAAGCTGTTTATTCCCAACGCGGATCAATAA
- a CDS encoding transglutaminase-like domain-containing protein, which produces MNPRSNMEQYLQPTAFMNFNHPAVAAFAQEKSGGTSDPVRQAVNLYYAVRDSIYYDPYAIVLTIDGLCASTTLAQKRGWCVAKAVLLAACCRHLGIPARLGFADVKNHLSTKRLRERMKTDVFYWHGYTSIYVNDQWVKATPAFNIELCQKFSLKPLEFDATADSIYHPFDLAGNRHMEYVNERGEFADVPLDLIIKTFLEKYPEAGPAWLNADFDRDVARETGAERK; this is translated from the coding sequence ATGAACCCTCGTTCAAACATGGAGCAATACCTGCAGCCCACAGCGTTTATGAATTTTAATCATCCGGCAGTGGCTGCTTTTGCCCAGGAAAAATCCGGCGGCACCAGTGATCCGGTCAGACAGGCGGTGAACCTTTATTACGCGGTGCGCGACAGCATCTATTATGATCCCTATGCCATTGTGCTCACCATCGACGGCCTGTGCGCATCGACCACCCTGGCGCAAAAGCGCGGATGGTGCGTTGCAAAGGCCGTCCTCCTGGCTGCCTGCTGCCGGCACCTGGGCATCCCGGCCCGGCTGGGATTTGCGGACGTGAAAAACCATCTTTCCACAAAGCGGCTACGAGAGCGCATGAAAACCGATGTATTTTACTGGCACGGGTATACCTCCATTTACGTAAACGACCAATGGGTAAAGGCCACACCGGCTTTCAACATTGAGCTGTGCCAAAAATTTTCCCTAAAGCCCCTGGAGTTTGACGCAACAGCCGATTCCATCTACCACCCCTTTGATCTTGCGGGCAACCGGCACATGGAATATGTAAATGAGCGCGGCGAATTTGCAGATGTCCCATTGGATCTTATTATTAAAACTTTCCTGGAAAAATACCCGGAAGCGGGGCCCGCGTGGTTAAACGCGGATTTTGACCGGGATGTGGCCCGGGAGACCGGGGCAGAGAGGAAATGA
- a CDS encoding AMP-binding protein, producing MTQVSSYERNVVRRASVGDMLVRTAARNPDKRAFSFRNNHFTYQELNAAVNQCAYSLAELGVQKGDRAAILSHNCHQFVIYWWALLKLGAIVTPLNFMLKSGEVEFIINHSQPVIFVVEDSLAQSVIPVKHELAGVKHFIWINLAGNEAPEGWMDFDSLYADSTPAREPRVEIEAEDPATLLYTSGTEASPKGVLNSHLNYYIDILSAVFDLRIGADARIITGIPLYHVAAMYLFTAIVAAGATTVMEYAPDPKEILDLTRDEKITHWVWPPALYTGLPMMPGFDQYDLSSLQQCVVFGALASPPVLEKWRKLLPGAGFMNYYGQTEMSPLGTSLKPEDFERKSTSIGKAHMPIQVRVVDHNDKEVPVGQEGELVARGPAVMLGYYRDEEKTAQTFRNGWHHTGDLVRMDEEGFVYFIDRIKDVIKTGGENVASQEVEAMLFQCPGVMDAAVIGLPHEYWSEIVTAVVVPAPGKDLTEDAVIGFCKQHLAGYKVPKKVIITDELPRNPSGKIIKKKLRQKFAKA from the coding sequence ATGACACAGGTTTCATCTTATGAGAGAAACGTGGTCAGAAGGGCGAGTGTGGGGGATATGCTGGTGCGAACCGCGGCCAGAAATCCGGACAAAAGGGCTTTTTCCTTCAGAAACAACCATTTTACCTATCAAGAGTTGAATGCGGCGGTCAATCAGTGCGCTTACAGCCTGGCGGAGCTGGGCGTGCAAAAGGGGGATCGTGCGGCCATTTTGTCCCACAACTGCCACCAGTTCGTGATTTACTGGTGGGCCCTGCTGAAACTGGGTGCCATTGTGACACCGCTCAACTTCATGCTCAAGTCCGGGGAAGTTGAATTTATCATCAATCACAGCCAGCCGGTGATTTTTGTTGTGGAAGACAGCCTGGCGCAGAGCGTGATTCCGGTCAAACACGAGCTTGCCGGGGTCAAGCATTTCATCTGGATCAACCTGGCCGGAAACGAGGCCCCCGAGGGCTGGATGGATTTTGACAGCTTGTATGCCGATTCCACGCCCGCCCGGGAACCCCGGGTGGAAATCGAAGCCGAAGATCCGGCCACGCTTTTGTACACATCGGGCACGGAAGCCAGTCCCAAGGGGGTGTTAAATTCCCATCTCAACTATTACATTGATATTCTTTCCGCTGTGTTTGACCTGCGCATCGGTGCAGACGCCAGAATCATTACCGGTATTCCGCTCTATCATGTTGCGGCCATGTACCTGTTTACCGCAATTGTTGCCGCGGGCGCCACAACGGTCATGGAATACGCACCCGACCCAAAGGAAATCCTGGACCTGACCCGGGATGAGAAGATTACCCACTGGGTCTGGCCGCCGGCATTATACACGGGCCTGCCCATGATGCCGGGATTTGACCAGTATGATTTGAGCTCCCTGCAGCAGTGCGTGGTCTTCGGGGCCCTGGCCTCGCCCCCGGTGCTTGAGAAATGGCGCAAATTGCTGCCCGGGGCAGGGTTTATGAACTATTACGGCCAGACTGAAATGAGCCCGCTGGGCACAAGCCTTAAACCAGAGGATTTTGAGCGGAAAAGTACCTCCATCGGCAAGGCCCACATGCCCATTCAGGTAAGAGTGGTGGACCACAATGACAAGGAAGTGCCCGTGGGCCAGGAGGGGGAACTGGTGGCCCGGGGTCCGGCCGTGATGCTGGGCTATTACCGCGACGAGGAAAAAACCGCCCAAACTTTCCGAAACGGATGGCATCACACCGGGGATCTCGTGCGCATGGATGAGGAGGGGTTTGTTTATTTTATTGACCGGATCAAGGATGTGATCAAAACCGGCGGGGAAAACGTGGCCTCCCAGGAAGTCGAGGCAATGCTGTTTCAGTGCCCGGGCGTTATGGATGCTGCAGTCATCGGCCTTCCCCATGAATACTGGTCCGAAATCGTCACCGCGGTGGTGGTGCCCGCTCCGGGCAAGGACCTCACAGAAGATGCGGTGATTGGGTTTTGCAAGCAGCACCTGGCCGGTTACAAAGTCCCAAAGAAAGTCATCATCACAGATGAACTGCCCAGAAACCCCAGCGGAAAAATTATTAAGAAAAAGCTGCGGCAAAAGTTTGCCAAAGCGTAA
- a CDS encoding methyltransferase domain-containing protein has translation MNEINQNSLADIEFQMRWISREAEHTDSTLVMVNFWRDLLPDAIYEGLMGAGTGDEKTFGFATGEVIAAPDPDQKIRTDRKNFDETRAVPAFGRFYPRGVLRGVYNVFPQNVAPMRCTGVDEKSVDIDFNHSLAGYDLEITARVHTIYDKPFDRGGNCRLLMDEIASGPGMQARCQGMPTDFFHDRAFCRTDETEDAAFYENPRLVQHLDQRAIETISAIYSRFITPEMHVLDLMSSWQSHIDQSTDFQKMTGLGMNEAELAKNDRLTDYFVHDLNKDPRLPFDDQSFDLILCTASVEYLTSPMSVFKDAARVLRSGGVMIQTFSNRWFPPKAIRLWTELHEFERMGLVKEYFLQSEKFSNPATLSFRGWDRPETDKYYPDMPQSDPVFAVWAGV, from the coding sequence ATGAATGAGATAAACCAAAACAGCCTGGCAGATATTGAATTTCAAATGCGTTGGATCAGCCGTGAGGCAGAACACACGGACAGTACCCTGGTCATGGTCAATTTCTGGCGCGATCTGCTGCCCGATGCCATCTATGAAGGACTCATGGGAGCCGGCACCGGAGATGAAAAAACCTTTGGGTTTGCGACCGGCGAAGTGATCGCCGCCCCTGATCCAGATCAAAAAATCCGCACAGACCGGAAAAATTTTGATGAAACCCGGGCTGTGCCGGCATTCGGCCGATTTTATCCCCGTGGCGTGCTCAGGGGGGTTTACAATGTGTTTCCCCAGAATGTTGCGCCCATGCGCTGTACCGGGGTGGATGAAAAAAGCGTGGACATTGATTTCAATCATTCCCTGGCCGGATACGACCTGGAAATCACAGCCCGGGTACACACCATCTATGACAAACCCTTTGACCGGGGCGGCAATTGCCGGCTGCTCATGGACGAAATTGCCAGCGGTCCGGGCATGCAGGCCCGATGCCAGGGCATGCCCACGGACTTTTTTCATGACAGGGCCTTCTGCCGCACCGATGAGACAGAAGATGCCGCATTTTATGAAAACCCCAGGCTGGTACAGCATCTGGACCAGCGGGCCATTGAAACCATATCTGCAATCTACAGCCGGTTCATCACCCCGGAAATGCACGTGCTGGACCTGATGAGCAGCTGGCAGTCCCATATTGATCAATCAACTGATTTTCAAAAAATGACCGGCCTGGGAATGAATGAAGCGGAACTTGCAAAAAATGATCGGTTAACCGATTACTTTGTGCATGACCTCAACAAGGACCCGCGCCTGCCCTTTGACGACCAAAGTTTTGACCTGATTCTCTGCACGGCATCCGTGGAATACCTTACCTCTCCGATGTCTGTATTCAAAGACGCCGCCCGGGTGCTCAGATCCGGGGGCGTTATGATCCAGACATTTTCCAACCGGTGGTTCCCGCCCAAAGCCATTCGGCTGTGGACCGAGCTTCACGAGTTTGAGCGCATGGGCCTGGTAAAGGAATATTTTCTGCAGTCTGAAAAATTTTCCAACCCCGCAACCCTTTCCTTCCGGGGCTGGGACCGGCCTGAAACAGATAAATATTACCCGGACATGCCCCAATCCGACCCGGTGTTTGCCGTGTGGGCCGGGGTGTAG